In the Candidatus Delongbacteria bacterium genome, TCAATTCGGACCCTTTGAGATCGCGCCCAAAAAGACCTACATAAGTCTCCGTCGGGCCAAGCAGTTCGCCATGGTCGGCCCGGCCACCAGGACCCAGGTGGAAGTGGGACTGAATTGCCGGACGCTCTCCGGCGGGGAACGGCTGAAGGTCCAGAAGCCGGGCGGCATGTGTTCGCACACGGTGCGACTGAGCGGCCCGGAGGACGTGGATGGGGAGCTGCTGGGCTGGATTCGCCAGGCCTTCGACACGGCCGGTTGATCCCGCGGCGGACGGTGGGTGGTGCAGGAACCGATGTTCCAGAAAGGAAGACCGGAATGAAAAAGGGGTGGATCATCCTGTTGGGTGTGGTCGCGTTCATCGTGATCGTGGTCATGATGCTGATGTCCAGCTACAACGGATTCGTCGCCAAGGACGAGGCCGTGACCAGCCAGTGGGGCAATGTGGAGACCGTGTACCAGCGCCGTGCGGACCTGATTCCCAACCTGGTGGAGACGGTCAAGGGCTATGCGGCCCACGAGCAGGAAACCCTGCAGGGCGTGGTCGAGGCGCGCGCCAAGGCCACCCAGATGCAGGCCCAGCTCACGCCCGAAACCCTCAATGATCCGGCGATGATGCAGAAGTTCCAGGCCGCCCAGGGGCAGCTCAGTTCCGCACTCGGTCGCCTGATGGTGATCGTGGAACAATACCCGGACCTGAAGGCCAACCAGAACTTCCTGGACCTGCAGGCCCAGCTCGAAGGCACCGAGAACCGCATCGCGGTGGAACGCCGACGCTACAATGAAATGGCCCAGGCCTACAACACGGCCATCCGGCGCTTCCCGGGTGCCATGATCGCCAGCCTGACCGGCTTCGAGAAGCATGCGTACTTCGAAGCGGCCGAAGGCTCGGAACAGGCCCCCGCGGTGAAGTTCTGAACGGAACGGGGGTCTTCGTGCGCACGATTCATGCACGCTGCCTGATGCTCCTGGGCCTGCTGCTGATGCTGGCAGGCCCGGGTCCGGCCGCGCTCCCCCGGGTGCCGGCCAAGCACTTTTCCGACCAGGTGGGCCTGGTCAGCCGGGCCCAGGCCGATCTGCTGGCCAATGAGCTCTACGAGTTCGAACAGCGCACGAAGATCCAGTTCGTGATCGCCATTCTGCCCGAACTGGAGGGCGAGCTCGAGGACTTCGCCTCGAGCGTCTACGAGCACTGGGGCCTGGGCACCAAGGGCGACTACCGCGGGGTGCTCTTCCTGGTCTTCCCCGCCCAGGGCAAGTCCCGGCTGGAAGTGGGCTATGGTCTCGAGGAGGCCCTGCCCGACGTGATCGCCAACCGCATCCTCCAGGAAATGCAGGAGCTGCCCCGTGATCCGGCCATCGGCCGTTTCGCCCTGGTGATGCAGCGGGTGGCCCAGCGTGTGGCCCCCGACGATCCGCTGGCCCAGGGCCTGACCCAGGCGCCGCGTACGACATCCCGCAAGGGCAAGTCTTCCGGACTGCTGGGGCTGCTGATTCCCCTGATCATTCTCTACCTGATCTTCGGACGCAACCGCCGGGATGCGGGTCTGTTCGTGCTGGGCATGCTGATGAACTCGGGTGGCCGGGGCGGAGGCTTCGGTGGCGGAGGAGGATTCGGCGGCGGCGGGGGTGGCTTCTCTGGAGGCGGAGGTTTCTCGGGTGGCGGTGGTGCAAGCGGAGGGTGGTGAGCATGGGCCGACGTCTGACAGCGAGCGGCTTCCTCAGTCAGGAGGAGCAGGACCGGATCAAGGCCGCCATCGCGGCCACTGAAGCCGCCTGCAGCGCCGAAGTGCGGCTCTGTCTGGAAACCGCCCTGCCCAAGGAAACCCAGGACCCCGAACTGCGGGCACGGCAGGTTTTCGAGCAACTGGGCATGCACGCCACCGAGGCACACAACGGGGTGCTGTTCTATCTGGCGGTCAAATCCCGACGCTTTGCCGTGCTCGGTGACGAAGACCTGCACCGCCGCGTGGGCGAGGGGTTCTGGCAGGACGTGATCGCCGGCATGACCGGGCATTTCCGCGAGGACCGTTTTGGCGACGGCCTTTGCGCGGGCATTGCCCAGGTGGGAGAGCGGCTGGCCGAGTATTATCCCTACATGCCCGATGACCGCAACGAACTGAGCGACGAGATCGACTTCAAGGACTGAGCGCCGCTCCCCGGATCACATCCGGCCCGCGTAGGGCACCACCGGCACGGCCAGCGAATCCGCGGCACTCTCGAAGAGCGCGACGTTGCCCTCATTCTGAAAGAAGAAGATCCGGTTGGCGTGTTCGCGCCGTGGCGAGTCGGCACTGGGCTGGAAGCGTTCTTTCGTGACCGGATCGGTCAGCATGCCGGTATACTGCCAGGGAGCCACGAGGAACTTCTCGCGGTTCTCGTCGCTGGACAGGTAATAGGTTTCATAGTTCACGAAGACGCGGTGATCGACGTCCAGCAGGGCCTGCTTTTCCGGATCGACCACACACTCCACCGAGATGCCCAGATTGTTCAGCCAGATTTCGGGACCTTGCACGAAGGTCACTCCACAGGGCCTTCAGCAGAATCCCACCGGATGGTCGTTGACGTATGACGCGCCCATCTTGCGGTTCAGACGCACCTGGCGCACGGCGCAGCGGTCGTTGAGCGTGATCTTGCCGTCGGCGAAATAGCGCATGACCGAAAGGCTGTCCTCCGGGTGAAGCAGTTCACCCAGTGGCATCACGGGCATTGGCGCCATGTCGGCCATGGCGGACTCTTCGGAGCTTGGCTCCGCCCGGGGAGCGGGCGCCTCCGCCGCCCGGCACAGGGTTGCCAGCACGAGCAGGCCCAGACCGACGTTCCATGATCGACTCATTCATCACTCCTTGCCGTGATTCCGCTGTATTGTGTTGGGTCGCTGCGCATCGTTGGGAGAGATCGCGCCCAGATAGTGTGATCCTGACCGCGGATGCACAAGGAAATTCCGGATTGCCTGAAATTCTTTCGTGAGGATTCGCTGGCCAACCCGTCCATTCACGCGCGACGCTCAGGACTGAGGATGATCATGACTGCAACCAACCCCTTCGTGGCATTGACTGTCAGCGGTGTCGTCGCATCTCTCCCGAGCCTGCTGGTCCGGTGGCGGCCGGGCGAACCGGAACTCAACCGCTTGCGGGATCGGCCGCCCCACGACCGCGCATGGGCTCCGGAGTCCGGCTCATGAGCACGCTGAGTCTGGCACTGGCACTGGACTTTGCCGGCGTGGCGGTCTTTGCGGCCAGCGGGGCGCTCTCGGCGGGACGCCAGCGGCTGGACCTGCTTGGCGTCCTGGTGATTTCCGTGGTCACCAGCCTCGGGGGCGGCACCCTGCGTGACCTGCTGCTCGACCGTCACCCACTGTTCTGGATCACGGATACCCGCTATCTGCTGGTGAGTACCCTGGCCGCTCTGCTGACCCTGCTCTGGGTGCGTCGTTTTCCGGTACCCGAGCGTGCCCTGCTGTTGGCTGACGCTCTGGGTCTGGCCCTGTTCACCATCATGGGTGCGCGCATCGCCGCACGGGCCGGGCTGGGAGTTCCCATCAGCATGATGATGGGGGCGATCACCGGTGCGGCCGGTGGTGTGATCCGCGATGTGCTCTCGAATGATGTACCGCTGATCCTGCGGCGCGACCTCTACGCCACCGCCTCACTGGCGGGCGCGGGTGTGTATCTGGGTCTGCGCGAGGCATTGGCGGATCCGGCCCCCGCGATCTGGGCCGGCCTGGCGACCGTGGTGGCCCTGCGTCTGCTGGCGATTCACCGTGGTTGGCGCCTGCCCGTGTTCTACTGGAACGACCATCGATGACTGCGGAGGACTGATGACACAGATTCTGGCCAGAAGCTCGGTTCTCTGCCTGTGTGCCGCACTGGCCACAAGTGCCTTGCCACAGCCACAGGGAAGTCCGCTCAAGGATCCCGGCCCACTTGAAACCCTGCTGCTGCAGGGCTCGATTCCCGAGCTGCAGGCGGCCATGGACGAAGGACGGCTCACGGCCGAGGCACTGACCCGATTTTTCCTCGAGCGCATCAAAGACCACGACGGCCCGCTGCAGGCGGTGATCGCCACCAATCCCGAAGCCCTCGCCCAGGCCCGTCGGCTGGACCAGGAACGGAAGCTGGGCCAGTCGCGTGGCCCCCTGCACGGGATTCCCCTGCTGCTGAAGGACAACATCGAGATGCGCGAACTTCCCACCACGGCCGGTTCACTGGCGCTGGCGAACAACCTCAGCGGACGTGATGCGCCCGTGGTGGCCAATCTGCGCGCGGCAGGAGCGGTCCTGCTGGGCAAGACCAACCTCAGCGAGTGGGCCAACTTCCGCTCGGAGCGTTCCTCCTCGGGCTGGAGCGCCGTGGGTGGGCAGACCCGCAACCCCTGGGACACCGGGCGCAGCCCCTGCGGCAGCAGTTCGGGCTCGGGAGTGGCCGTGGCCGCCGGATTCTGTGTGGCCGCGCTGGGCACCGAGACCGATGGCTCCGTGATCTGCCCCTCGTCGGTCAATGGCATCACAGGACTCAAACCCAGCATCGGACTGTGCAGCCGTACGGGCATCGTGCCCATTTCGCACAGCCAGGACACCGCGGGACCGATGACACGCACACCCGGTGATGCCGCTCTGGTGCTTCAGGCGATGCGCGGCGAGGACGCCCGCGACCCGGTGACCGCGCGGGGCTCCGGCGTGCCGGCGATCTCCCATCCTTCCGGCGATCCCGCATTGCTCAGGGGCGCACGCATCGGTGTGCTGCGTTCGGCCACCGGGTATCACGAGGGTGTGGACTCGCTCTTCGATCAGGCTCTCGAGTGCCTGCGCGGTGCCGGTGCGATCCTGCTGGACGGTCTGGGTCTGGAAGAGCCGACCGGCTTCGGCGACGACAGCTACCATGTGCTGCTCTGCGAGTTCAAGCACGACCTCAACCAGTATCTGGGCGCGCTGCCCGACTCGCTGCCCGTGCACACTCTCGCCGGGCTGATCCAGTTCAATCTGGATCACACGCGGGACGAGATGCCGTGGTTCGGCCAGGAGATCTTCGTGAAGTCGCAGGCCACGGGCGGGCTGGAGGATCCGGGGTATCCCGGGGCCCTCGAGCGGGTCCGCAGCGCCACGCGCGAGCATGGGCTGGATTCGCTGCTGACCCAGTACTCGCTGGATGCCTTGCTGGCCCCCACCACGGGCCCCGCCTGGAGCATCGATCTGGTGACCGGCGACCACTTTCTGGGCGGGTTCTCAAGTTATCCTGCCATCGCGGGATACCCCCACCTGAGCCTGCCCATGGGACTTGTACACGGACTGCCCGTGGGCCTCTCGTTGAGCGCGGGAGAATTCGCTGACGCCCGCCTGCTGGAGTTGGGCGCCTCCCTGGAGGCACTGTTGAGGAAACAGCCATGAGTGTGACATCCACCGGATCGCCGGCGAGCGCGATCAGCTACCGCGTGAATCAGCCGATCACGCCCGAGGACTACATCGACTTGCTGCAGCGTTCGGGACTGGCCGAGCGGCGCCCCGTACACGACCGTGCCAACATCGCGGGCAGTCTGGCCGCGAGCAACCTGCTGGTGAGTGCCTGGCACGGTGATCTCCTCGTGGGTGTGTCCCGCTCGCTCACCGATTTTCACCAATCCTGTTATCTGGCCGATCTGGCCGTGGATCGCACGGGCCAGCGCTCGGGAATCGGGCTGGAACTGATCCGACTGACGCGCGAGCAGCTGGGGTCGATCTGCAAGTTGATCCTGCTGGCGGCTCCCGCGGCCGCTGAATACTACCCCCGCATCGGTTTTCGTCACGACGAGCGCTGCTGGATTCTGGAACGGCAGGATCCGCTGGGTGTGCCACGCACGCAGGACGACACACACGGAGGACCCACGCGGTGAACTGGATCCTGATTCTGGCGCTCTGCCTCTGCTCCAGTGTCACGGCGCGCCAACGGCAGATACCGGCTCCCACGAGACGGATCACGGACACCGGCACGCTCGAGCGGGTCGAGGCCTTTCCCTCCGATCACGTGCAGGCCCGTGCGATCGAGGTCTGGCTGCCTCCCGACAGTCTCTGGGACGGCCACCCGCTGCCCGTGCTCTACATGCACGACGGACAGAATCTATTCGAGGATTCACTCAGTTTCAGCGGTGTGGACTGGAATGTGGACAGCGTCCTGGTCGCCCTGTCGCGCCAGGGCTTCTGCTCGCTCGCGTTGCTGGTGGGCATTGCCAATACTCCGCTGCGGCGTCCCGAATACATGCCCGATGCGCTCTATGCGCAATTCACGCGCGCGGAGCGTCGTCAGTTTCGCCAGCAGTTCGGCGACAAGGCCCGCGGTGACGACTATCTGCGCTTCCTTGTCGAGGAGCTGAAGCCCTGGATCGATGCCAGCTACCCCACTCTGCCCGACCGCGATCACACGGTGCTGATGGGGTCCAGCCGGGGCGCATTGATCTCGCTGGCGGCCATGATCCAGTATCCGCAGGTCTTTGGCGCGGCGGCCTGCCTCTCGACTCATTGGCCGGGCGCCATGGCTCACGAAGAGGACTGGTTGCGCCAATGCCTGCCCGAGCCGGACGGACACCTGCTCTACGTCGATCACGGCGACCGGACCCTCGATGCGGACTACCCGCCCCTGCAGCGTGCGGTGAACCAGGTGCTGCGCGAAAAGGGCTGGCTCTCCGGCCGGGATTTCCTCTATCGCTCATTTCCTGGCCATGAGCATTCCGAAGCCGCTTGGCGTCTGCGGCTGGACGAGCCCCTGATGATGCTGCTGCCGCCCCTGGCGCTGACTCGGGATCCCTGGCGCGACGAGCCAACCCGGCCAGGCGCAACTCCGGAATGTCCCGCCCCCTGAGCATATTCCACCTTCTCGCAGACGCGGGGCGCAAACAACCAACAGACCGTTCCCACCAAACCAACAGGAGACTTGCACGATGAGCATCGCCGCATCCATGCTGCCCGAACTGGACAACGAACTGAAGAACACGCGCAAGGTGCTGGAACGCCTGCCCGACGAATCCTTCGGCTGGAAGCCCCACGCCCGCTCCATGTCCCTGCTGCACCTGTCCTCGCATGTGGTCAACATGCTCGCCTGGGGCACCATGACCGTGCAGACCGACTCCTTCGATGTGGCTCCCGTGGGTCAGGAACCGATGAAATCACCCGAGCATTCGGGCAGGGCCGCCGCGCTGGAAGCCTTCGACCGCAATGCCGCGGAGTTCCGCTCAGCCCTGGCCGCCGTGGAAGATGGCGAGATGATGCAGACCTGGTCACTGCTCGCCGGTGGCGAGGTCATCTTCGCCATGCCACGGGTGGCCGCGCTGCGCTCGATGATCCTGAACCATCTGATTCACCATCGGGCCCAGCTCACGGTCTACCTGCGCCTGCTGGACAAGCCGGTTCCCGCGCTGTATGGCCCCAGTGCGGACGAAAACTTCTGAGCATTGCCCCCGATTGACGAACGGCCCCCTACGCACAAGCCCGGGGGGCCGTTCTGCTTGATCGCCAGCAGATCCGGCGCGCATGCTCAGGGCCTGGATGTGCCGGCCTGGGGCAGATGTTCCAGAATCAACTGCCCCAGGCGGGCATAGTCTCCATCCAGATGGTGTCCTCCCGCAATGGAAATGACCGTGGCCAGGCCGTCGGGCAGGGACGAGCCGATGCAGTCCGGATCCTCGCTGCCGTAGAGACAGAGGATCGGCATGCCGGACAGGCTTCGCAATTCGGGCAGGACCTCCAGCAGGGGGCCGCTGGGTGAGGCCCCGAGGGCGTCCCACAGGTGGACTTCCAGCGAGGTCTCCGCGGAGGGAGCGATCAGCACCAGCTGGGCGACCCGCGCACGCAGGTCTTCGGGCAGACGGTTGATCATGAAAGGCAGGACATCGGCTCCGCGGGAAAACCCCACCAACAGGACAGACTGCCTGCCGGTACGGGCCAGTCCCCGGGCAATGATCCGGCCGAGGGTTCGGCCGGACTGCTCGACGGTCTTCGGCTGGCTGAAGTACTTGCGAGCATCCAGACCAATGACGGGCAGCCCCGCCGCGGACAGAGTCGCGGCCAGCTCCCGGTCGATGCTGGCCCAGCCTCCATCTCCACTGATCAGCACCACAAGAAGATCCGGCCCGGGGCCATCGGCCACAACCTCCACCAGCGGCAGGTCCGCCAACGCATCACCCGTGATCGCACGGGCGGCACACAGGGCTGAGGGCAGCAGACACTGCAGGCCCAGCAGCAGAGAACTGACCAGGGATTTCATACGGGGCCCTTTGCGGACAACAAGGAGCGGGAGCTGTCTGGAACCATCATCGACATGGCGAAACCTGCCGATGCCCCGACGGGTTCCTGAACCGAACCCACTGCCAGTGCCACTCCAGAAGAGGCAGCCGCGGATCCATTTCCGGGAAACGCCTGCGGCTTGGCCGGTTGCACAGGGTTCTGCATACTGCCGGCCTGCGGGATGGGCCCTTGCAGGGGCGAGTCACGCCACATTCCGGCATCAGCAAGCGCGGAGGCCATGATGAACGAATTC is a window encoding:
- a CDS encoding DinB family protein, with protein sequence MSIAASMLPELDNELKNTRKVLERLPDESFGWKPHARSMSLLHLSSHVVNMLAWGTMTVQTDSFDVAPVGQEPMKSPEHSGRAAALEAFDRNAAEFRSALAAVEDGEMMQTWSLLAGGEVIFAMPRVAALRSMILNHLIHHRAQLTVYLRLLDKPVPALYGPSADENF
- a CDS encoding TPM domain-containing protein, whose translation is MGRRLTASGFLSQEEQDRIKAAIAATEAACSAEVRLCLETALPKETQDPELRARQVFEQLGMHATEAHNGVLFYLAVKSRRFAVLGDEDLHRRVGEGFWQDVIAGMTGHFREDRFGDGLCAGIAQVGERLAEYYPYMPDDRNELSDEIDFKD
- a CDS encoding TPM domain-containing protein; the protein is MRTIHARCLMLLGLLLMLAGPGPAALPRVPAKHFSDQVGLVSRAQADLLANELYEFEQRTKIQFVIAILPELEGELEDFASSVYEHWGLGTKGDYRGVLFLVFPAQGKSRLEVGYGLEEALPDVIANRILQEMQELPRDPAIGRFALVMQRVAQRVAPDDPLAQGLTQAPRTTSRKGKSSGLLGLLIPLIILYLIFGRNRRDAGLFVLGMLMNSGGRGGGFGGGGGFGGGGGGFSGGGGFSGGGGASGGW
- a CDS encoding trimeric intracellular cation channel family protein, translated to MSTLSLALALDFAGVAVFAASGALSAGRQRLDLLGVLVISVVTSLGGGTLRDLLLDRHPLFWITDTRYLLVSTLAALLTLLWVRRFPVPERALLLADALGLALFTIMGARIAARAGLGVPISMMMGAITGAAGGVIRDVLSNDVPLILRRDLYATASLAGAGVYLGLREALADPAPAIWAGLATVVALRLLAIHRGWRLPVFYWNDHR
- a CDS encoding LemA family protein, whose protein sequence is MKKGWIILLGVVAFIVIVVMMLMSSYNGFVAKDEAVTSQWGNVETVYQRRADLIPNLVETVKGYAAHEQETLQGVVEARAKATQMQAQLTPETLNDPAMMQKFQAAQGQLSSALGRLMVIVEQYPDLKANQNFLDLQAQLEGTENRIAVERRRYNEMAQAYNTAIRRFPGAMIASLTGFEKHAYFEAAEGSEQAPAVKF
- a CDS encoding GNAT family N-acetyltransferase, with product MSVTSTGSPASAISYRVNQPITPEDYIDLLQRSGLAERRPVHDRANIAGSLAASNLLVSAWHGDLLVGVSRSLTDFHQSCYLADLAVDRTGQRSGIGLELIRLTREQLGSICKLILLAAPAAAEYYPRIGFRHDERCWILERQDPLGVPRTQDDTHGGPTR
- a CDS encoding amidase; this translates as MTQILARSSVLCLCAALATSALPQPQGSPLKDPGPLETLLLQGSIPELQAAMDEGRLTAEALTRFFLERIKDHDGPLQAVIATNPEALAQARRLDQERKLGQSRGPLHGIPLLLKDNIEMRELPTTAGSLALANNLSGRDAPVVANLRAAGAVLLGKTNLSEWANFRSERSSSGWSAVGGQTRNPWDTGRSPCGSSSGSGVAVAAGFCVAALGTETDGSVICPSSVNGITGLKPSIGLCSRTGIVPISHSQDTAGPMTRTPGDAALVLQAMRGEDARDPVTARGSGVPAISHPSGDPALLRGARIGVLRSATGYHEGVDSLFDQALECLRGAGAILLDGLGLEEPTGFGDDSYHVLLCEFKHDLNQYLGALPDSLPVHTLAGLIQFNLDHTRDEMPWFGQEIFVKSQATGGLEDPGYPGALERVRSATREHGLDSLLTQYSLDALLAPTTGPAWSIDLVTGDHFLGGFSSYPAIAGYPHLSLPMGLVHGLPVGLSLSAGEFADARLLELGASLEALLRKQP